The Besnoitia besnoiti strain Bb-Ger1 chromosome IV, whole genome shotgun sequence genome contains a region encoding:
- a CDS encoding phosphatidylinositol n-acetylglucosaminyltransferase (encoded by transcript BESB_057670), with protein sequence MSRCFSPFRLFVPVEFLSSSSGWIAGWQLGERTCVVAALLPPLPLDLAARLLAPQRVLTADWPQERTPAQESSREKRAGAEGAGIVGGAFGGRPRGNGGGSRATTRDGARDSPCGRGLPPVAHIPAAKVGSPAASVPSLLELERNGTRARGGAPLCIVGWWRGLEDADPPASVRGCVALGACRQLSESPESSSSSSQRQEPTGEGRGGNTASRGRPPQAGGSGASRRLSVERAFSWAVGGSVWIEVSIPPETGLPFPALSRLLRGRLAGAATSRVASPRSPVAGSRVSEDVPSGALAGRDAASLSPGCCLSRQGGSSTAIQVFLFDLPSHHGCSPCGGDDAGDDAAGWDLAPSQPVSPRRSGGLFAQTRRFTDALQRPLLWSDAAQGRGSDSCESSAAAHQAGSPRRQARSGAAETQEGQGRRRKDEEERGSDGAERREAQDAEGLEAILFHLRRVAKVAADLSHALSCWRREEQARRRRLEGQTGHACHGARETKEDSGKTTRHREPGCALHASARRSPPFWARSRRGEATTEAHGRAAGGAAFGQRLHAFSCVPLLSFFLCFEFLWRNVVLFLFPRADQRLARARGPCTRPQKRWGVQEGSAHGDSTGAEPQTPQPFFWATADHVLSLLSSLAACAPLVRGWRCSDCCTDARALAAEARETESAGGESPRRLCTSAGSWSAAPGPPPPKWEAFLSGTRSRSRICGGRRQDPSFCSCREAAFAGRPAEHGEGSSSGAISATDGVPAATSAGLRSEEGLDCSPAGCLGCAFFSSLSPAEADEMLSAPARACRIPRQVPWYSFVAPLRVLGVVTGVSLDLLIGLIVPHLLAILVTGVVLPSACSPQRPFSPLSPLAATRPARGDELCGRPDILALLSEEFNRAKASFHSAQLDPAESCLVPAWKSSFSEPLSVSPSLGSQALDAAHSPGAGGDVAGLAGAVFVFLSSVFTFFTSAGSCLIRGPPPSLFALFSRAYCSLHQHLLSPHVRWLMDNPAGFKFNPNLTSILGSLILTTFHYWNEAASVLYDIYIDLRGSSSASFALPLAVFFFLLSALCAALSQVAAYQRALSFLQTALFGGGEPADGGQREAAYLRAALWPFSSVLSSSTCRKVAECSLLALEVVLGWRGPTRGWAWGGAFFFAAAADLLLFSTAHIFYVYVVCARLMDVSRRCLFTLFSMFRGKKWNVLRHREDTLEFELDQLLMGCVLFTIIICLFPTVFIFYVSFAVIWLAILFVHSAFRLLALLARRLPLPLIVLRFFHPGLFPGSVSVLVLEDASLASASDGSAGEDAEETPKRGGGGDCATRLASRQPTGGGLCSVATSSDSAQASILLRRGGADARGSGPPVEVVTRAGTRRKVEASRFSFSGGAPAGVSPGLPCAQARQPVRQNPVTYIQLQTHPVSWGEILLPTVKDALGQTFQVFSPSTLLSSFCSGKPIHFKKQTRPARKGQTAT encoded by the exons atgtctcgctgcttctcgccctTCCGCCTCTTTGTCCCCGTTGagtttctctcttcttcttcaggaTGGATCGCGGGCTGGCAACTGGGCGAGAGGACGTGCGTGGTGGCTGCcctgcttccgccgctgccgcttgacctcgccgcgcgcctgctcgccccTCAGAGAGTCCTGACGGCTGACTGGCCGCAGGAGAGAACGCCTGCGCAAGAGAGTTCTCGTGAAAAAAGAGCTGGAGCCGAAGGAGCGGGgatcgtcggcggcgcgttcGGAGGACGCCCTCGAGGCAACGGGGGAGGCAGTCGGGCGACgacccgcgacggcgccagaGACAGCCCATGCGGCAGAGGCCTTCCGCCAGTGGCACACATCCCTGCAGCGAAAGTGGGATCGCCTGCGGCATCCGTCCCCTCGCTGCTCGAGCTGGAAAGAAACGGaacgcgcgctcgcggcggggcTCCTCTTTGCATTGTCGGGTGGTGGCGAGGCCTGGAAGACGCCGACCCGCCCGCGTCGGTCCGAGGTTGCGTTGCGCTCGGCGCCTGTCGCCAGCTGAGCGAGAGCCCAgagtcttcctcgtcctcctcacAGCGCCAGGAGCCGACTGGCGAGGGGCGCGGGGGAAACACGGCGAGCCGTgggcgtcctccgcaggccGGCGGTTCTGGCGCGAGTCGGCGCTTGTCTGTCGAGAGAGCATTCTCCTGGGCTGTCGGGGGATCTGTGTGGATCGAGGTGTCGATTCCCCCGGAAACGGGCCTTCCCTTTCCGGCTCTGTCGCGCCTGttgcgcgggcgtctcgcaggcgccgccacaTCTCGAGTTGCGTCTCCCCGCTCGCCTGTGGCCGGCTCACGTGTTTCCGAGGACGTTCCGTCGGGTGCACTcgcaggcagagacgctgcctcgctctctccaggCTGCTGCCTGTCTCGACAGGGAGGTAGTTCGACGGCCATCCAAGTTTTCCTGTTTGATTTGCCCTCGCACCACGGCTGTTCGCCCTGTGGCGGGGACGACGCCGGCGATGACGCGGCGGGATGGGacctcgcgccttcgcagcctgtctctccgcggcgctcgggcggcctcttcgcgcaAACCCGGCGCTTCACAGACGCCCTCCAGCGGCCTCTCCTGTGGAGCGATGCCGCGCAGGGGAGGGGCTCGGACTCTTGCGAgagctctgcggccgcgcaccAAGCGGGCTCGCcccgcaggcaggcgcggagtggcgcggcggagacacaggAAGGGCAAGGTCGCCGCAggaaggacgaggaggagcgcggaagcgacggggcagagaggcgcgaggcgcaggacgccgaAGGCCTCGAAGCCATTCTCTTCCACTTGCGTCGCGTGGCGAAAGTTGCCGCGGATCTTTCGCATGCGTTGAGCTGCtggagacgcgaagagcaGGCGCGTCGACGCCGGCTAGAAGGCCAGACGGGGCACGCATGCCAcggggcgcgcgagacgaaggaggaCTCGGGTAAGACGACAAGGCACCGAGAGCCAGGGTGTGCCCTTCACGCGTCTGCGAGGCGATCTCCCCCTTTTTGGGCTCGTAGTCGCcgtggagaggcgacgacggaggcgcacGGACGGGcagcggggggggcggcttTTGGCCAGCGGCTGCACGCGTTCTCCTGCGTCCCgcttctttctttcttcctctgttTTGAGTTCCTCTGGCGCAatgtcgtcctcttcttgtTCCCCCGGGCGGAccagcgcctggcgcgcgcgcgcggcccctGCACGCGTCCTCAGAAACGCTGGGGAGTCCAGGAAGGCAGTGCGCACGGCGACTCGACGGGCGCCGAGccacagacgccgcagccttTCTTTTGGGCAACGGCAGACCATGTCCTCTCTTTGCTGTCTTCGCtggctgcgtgtgcgcctctGGTGAGGGGGTGGCGATGCAGCGACTGCTGTACAGATGCAcgcgctctcgcggctgAAGCGCGAGAAACGGAGTCTGCAGGGGGCGAGTCGCCAAGGCGCCTCTGTACATCTGCGGGAAGTTGGTCCGCGGCCCCAgggccccccccccccaagtGGGAGGCCTTCCTCTCAGGGACCCGGAGCCGTAGTCGCATCTGTGGTGGGCGGCGACAGGACCCCTCGTTTTGCTCCTGCCGAGAGGCGGCCTTTGCGGGTCGTCCTGCTGAGCATGGCGAGGGCTCCAGTTCCGGCGCGATTTCTGCGACAGACGGCGTCCCAGCGGCTACGAGTGCAGGTCTGCGCTCTGAAGAGGGGCTCGActgctcgcctgcgggctGTCTGGGGtgcgcctttttctcttctctgtcgcccGCAGAAGCCGACGAAATGCTGTcggctcccgcgcgcgcctgccgcatcCCCAGGCAGGTCCCCTGGTACTCGTtcgtggcgccgctgcgcgttctAGGCGTGGTGACCGGCGTGTCTCTGGATCTCCTGATTGGCCTGATCGTTCCTCACTTGCTCGCTATCCTCGTCACCGGGGTCGTCCTCCCTTCTGCGtgctctccgcagcgccctttctcgccgctgtctcctctcgcggcgacgcggccggcCCGAGGAGACGAACTGTGTGGCAGACCCGACattctcgctcttctttcAGAGGAATTCAACCGTGCGAAGGCGTCGTTTCACTCCGCGCAGCTCGATCCGGCGGAGTCCTGTCTGGTGCCTGCGTGGAAGTCTTCGTTTTCGGAACCCCTCTCTGTATCTCCTTCTCTGGGTTCCCAAGCTCTGGATGCGGCACACAGtcccggcgccggcggagacgtcgctggtctcgctggcgcggttttcgtcttcctctcgtctGTATTCACCTTCTTCACCTCGGCAGGCAGCTGCCTCatccgcgggcctccgccgtctctgtttgcgcttttctcgcgcgcgtaTTGCTCTCTGCACCAGCATCTGCTCTCTCCCCACGTGCGGTGGCTGATGGACAACCCCGCGGGGTTCAAGTTCAACCCCAATTTGACGAGTATTCTCGGCTCCCTCATTCTGACTACGTTTCACTACTGGAACGAAGCGGCCTCGGTGCTGTACGACATCTACATCGACCTTCGCGGCTCtagcagcgcctccttcgccttgcctctggctgtcttcttctttcttctgaGCGCGCTCTGTGCTGCCTTGTCGCAAGTCGCCGCCTACCAGCGCGCTCTGTCCTTCCTTCAGACAGCTCtcttcggcggaggcgagccagCTGACGGCGgccagagggaggcggcgtaTCTGCGTGCTGCACTTTGGCCGTTTTCGAGCGTTCTGTCGAGTTCCACATGCCGAAAGGTCGCCGAGTGCAGCCTGCTGGCGCTGGAGGTCGTCCTCGGGTGGCGGGGTCCGACACGCGGGTGGGCTtggggcggcgccttcttcttcgctgcggccgcagatctccttctcttttcaACCGCGCACATCTTTTACGTCTACGTGGTGTGCGCCAGGCTCATGGATGTCTCCCGTCGGTGCCTCTTTACTCTGTTCAGCATGTTTCG GGGAAAAAAGTGGAACGTTCTGCGTCACCGGGAGGACACGCTAGAGTTTGAGCTGGATCAGCTGCTGATGGGGTGTGTGCTCTTCACCATCATCATTTGCCTCTTCCCCACGGTCTTCATCTTCtacgtctccttcgcggtcATCTGGCTGGCGATCCTCTTCGTCCacagcgccttccgcctaCTCGCGCTACTGGCTCGGCGGCTGCCCCTGCCTCTCATTGTCTTGCGTTTCTTCCACCCCGGTCTGTTTCCTGGCTCAGTCAGCGTCCTCGTGCTCGAagacgcctcgctcgcgagtGCCTCGGACGGTAGCGccggagaggacgcagaggaaacccCGAAAcggggtggcggcggcgactgcgccACGCGACTCGCCTCGAGACAACCGACAGGCGGaggtctctgcagcgtcgccaCTTCGTCCGACAGTGCGCAGGCCAGCATCCTGCTTCGTCGGGGAGGCGCCGATGCACGGGGTTCGGGGCCTCCTGTCGAGGTGGTCACGCGCGCAGGTACCCGACGCAAGGTGGAAGCGAGCCGGTTTTCCTTCTCGGgtggcgcgccggcgggcgttTCCCCTGGACTTCCTTGTGCTCAAGCACGCCAGCCTGTCCGCCAGAATCCAGTGACGTACATCCAGCTGCAGACTCACCCCGTCAGCTGGGGCGAGATCTTGCTGCCTACAGTCAAAGATGCGTTGGGGCAGACCTTCCAGGTTTTCTCTCCATCCACGCTCTTATCCTCGTTTTGTTCTGGCAAGCCGATCCATTTTAAAAAGCAGACGAGACCTGCACGAAAGGGACAGACGGCGACCTGA